The Heliorestis convoluta genome includes the window TCATCTGCTTTAAGAAGATCCATAACATCTTTAATTCCTTGGCCACCATTTTCTCTTATTTGCCAGTCCAAATAACGTGTTGCTACATAGGCTGTGGAATAGTCAAGGGGAGTGCTGTTCCAGTCCGAGTAAGCGCCAGTACCAATGTTATCAACAACCTTTGTTAGACCGGCATTTCCTCCACCATTTGAGTCAATGCTCCATTGCAAAAATTCATCATGACCGTGAATAAATTCTGCAGTACCTTCTTGAAACCATATAGACATATCCCCGAAGTTCATCGTTGTCATCATCACTGCGTGCACCATTTCATGAGCCATAACACGGCTAACGTACTGCGGACCTGTCCCTCCATCGGTAGATCCATCTACTGGCCTAGCATGAGCGAGATTGATTTCAAGCTTGAGATTGGAGCCTTTGCCTGTTATATCTGGTATACCAGTTGTATTACCTGAATCAGCTGCAAAACTTGCACGAACCAAAGCGGCCGCTGGATGGCTACGGTTATCAAAAATGACGACTTCCATATTGACTCCACTGGCTGTTATTCCATAAGCTTGGCTTACAAGATCTTCAGCTTCTTTTAGCCACCATTTTTTTAGGTTCGATATCATAGTATCAATTTCTGCTTGTGAGACAGAGCTTCTATTTAGCAGCTTAATGGTGTTAAACTCTGTAGCGTTGCCTATCCGATCTATTTCTTTGGTTAATTGGTTAATCTCGTTTTGTACAGCCTGTCGATCTACATTATATGTATCATTGGCAGCTTGAACAGAAAGTTCTCTCATGCGTTGAAGTATATTATGGGTCTCTCCCAATGCTCCTTCAGCAGTTTGGATCATGGCTATCGCATCTTGAGCGCTTCTTGAAGCTTGGTTTAGTCCCCTGATTTGAGCTCGCATTTTTTCTGATATAGCTAAGCCTGCTGCATCATCCCCAGCTTTATTGATTCTAAGACCTGATGACAACTGTTCCAGTGATCGCTGTACAATTGTATTATTTGCGCCTAGCTGTCTAAATGCATTGAGCGCATTATGATTATGGTTTATCCTCAAGCTAATCTCCTCCTTGAGCTAAGGATGACAGAGATTTAGTTTCACATCCTTGTAAAACTATAGGTCAATTATGCTATGTTTGTAAAAAAACTTTAGTATACCTGAAGACAAATTTTTGTGGTTTGCTTGCTAATTCTGTTAACCGACTCTATCTTTCTAATTGTCGAATGTTTGAATAACCTTTTTTATAGTATCGTAATGACAGCTTATAGACTTAACAGCCATAAGAGGCGATTAGTCGCTATTTAGAGTGATTAGCTATAGTTATAGTTATTTTTCTTTATCTATCGTTAGAATTACTACTAGTGAGTCGACGATCGCACACTGCACTGGAAAAATAAAGACCGAAGGACTATCTTCCTTCGGACTACTTTTACCTAAAAAAATTCACAGAGTGCAAAACTATTGGTCGAGTTAAAGCGGGACTTTCTAGTTGAAGCGACCGTCTCTTTATACGGTGCTGTAGCCTATTGCATAGTTTAGCTAAATTGCTCCCGCGTCATATTGACCGGTAGAGTTGCGCCACCAGTCATCTATTCCATATATGCTGAAGTTTACTTCGAACTTTGAACTGCAACGTTAATCAACGCAGTGCTTTCGGTCTGAGGTAGCTTGTTTACCTCAGCTACTCACACCCCTCATACTCCACTATCTGCTCTATGCAACAATCAACCATGCATCGACGATCACGAACATATACCTTCGTCCAATCAACCACTTGCTTTAATGCATGATCAATATGCCATTTTGTCTGATACCCTAAAAGCTGTCTTGCCTTATAAGAATTTAGCTTCAAGTATGATGTTTCATGTAAGTCTAACTCATCATATTTAACCCAACATCCTTTTCCCCAAAGGCTAACAAAGTTATCCACTATGTATTGTACTGATTTCTCGTTATCTTCAGATGGACCAAAGTTCCAAGCTCCGTTATATTTAGGACCTTCATTATATAGTCTTTCTGCTAGTGTGAGATATCCGGATAAAGGCTCCAGTACATGTTGCCAGGGGCGAATAGCGTGGGGATTTCTAATTTTTATTTCTTCATCTTTTTCTAAAGCTCGTACACAATCAGGTATTAGTCGATTCTCTGCAAAATCTCCGCCTCCGATAACATTGCCAGCTCTTGCTGTAGCAATGGCCAAGCCATGATTGTCATAATCATTTGGGTGAAAGAATGAATTTTGATAAGAATCTGTAATCAATTCACAGCATGCTTTGCTGCTAGAGTAAGGGTCATGTCCTCCTAAACGGTCATCTTCTTTATAACCCCAGAACGATTCATTATTGTGGTAGCACTTATCAGTAGTAACAATTACCAGTGCTTTAGCAGATGGAGTCGTCCGAAGAATATCTAAAAGGTTCGCCGTGCCCATTATGTTAGTCTCAAAAGTTTCGAGAGGATTTTGATAGGAAGTTTTGATAATAGGTTGAGCAGCCAAGTGAAATATAATTGCTGGTTTTGAAGCTTTTATAGTCTTTGCAAAAGTCTCCTTGTTACGAATATCACCTATTATAGATTCCATCTCTTTCTCTATCTGACATAGCTCAAATAATGATGGATTGGTTGGAGGTTCAAGAGCATAGCCTGTTACATTGGCTCCCATTTTTTTTAACCACATTGTAAGCCATGACCCCTTAAATCCTGTATGTCCTGTTACTAAAATGTTTTTTCCACTATAGAAACTATCTGTCACACTCCCAAACCTCCCAGGGGGCTTGTCTTTTATTCCATAAGCTTTCAAGCGTAAACTTGTCTCTCTGTGTATCCATACATTGCCAAAATCCTGCATGTTTAAATGCCACGATTTGACCTAATTCTGCAAGCTTATTCAATGGTGCTCCTTCAAATGATGTGTGATCGCCTTCAATGTATTCAAATACTTCTGGCTCCAATACGAAGAAGCCGCCATTAATCCAAACATCTAGTGTTTTCGGCTTTTCAACAAATTCTAGTACCGTGGACTCCTCATTAATACCTAAAACACCGTATCTACCACTTGGTTGAACGGCTGTTACTGTTGCTAACTTGCCATGAGACTTATGGAATTCATAAAGCTCTTCAAGATTAACGTCTGATACACCATCACCATATGTAAGCATAAAAGTTTCATTTCCGATGTACTTTTTTACGCGTTTGATGCGACCGCCAGTCATCGTATCTAAGCCGGTATTTGCTAAAGTTACCTTCCATTGTTCAACAGATTCACAAGAATGGATTTCCATTTTATTTCGATTGGTTAAGTCAAATGTAACGTCTGAACCGTGTAAAAAATAATTAGAGAAGTATTCTTTAATCATATAACCTTTATATCCAAGACAAAGGATGAATTCATTTAATCCGTAATAAGAATAGTGTTTCATAATATGCCATAATATAGGTCTTTCCCCAATCTCAATCATTGGTTTTGGTTTCAAGTGAGACTCTTCGCTAATACGCGTACCATAGCCACCGCATAGGATTACTACTTTCAAAAACATATCCTCCCGCAATAAATTAATCTTTTCTCCTAGACACTCACTTTTTCACCGTTGCTCAATAGAACCTGCATTAATAACAACATACAAGAAACGCCTTTATTAATCAGAGTAATCAGCTCAAAAAGCACTTCTGAAATCCTTAAATAGAGGTAGTTGACTATCCTTATAAGACAATATAGGTTCCGTAATTGGCCAATCTATATTTAGAGAATTCCAAAGAAAACCGCTTTCTAGTTCAGGCGAATAAACCGAAGACATTTTATAAACAACCGTCGTATCGTCTTCTAAAACTAAATACCCATGGGCAAACCCAGAAGGAATATAAACCAAGTTATGTTTTTCAGCGTCGACATGAAAACTCACAAATTGACCATATGTAGGTGATGTTTTTCGGACATCCACAGCCACGTCAAAGATACTTCCCCTGACACAATAGATCAACTTAGCTTGTTCTTTTGGAGGATATTGCAAGTGAAGTCCTCTTAAGACCCCTCTTTGAGAAGTAACCATTAAATCCTCTTTAAAATCATGTGAAATACCAATATTCTTAAATGCATCACTATGATATGTCTTAATGGACTCTCCTCTGTGGTCCGTAAAAATATTAGGAATTAACTCCACACATCCTTGGAGGAACGTTTCCCTGAGTTGAAACATCCAGTTACCTCCCTCAATCCATAACCAGGAAATTATCCACATTGTGCTTGTATTAACAATGCCCCTGTAATAATTGAACCCATTTTGATAATCGTGAATCCTTCGGATAATATCTGTAAAAATGAAAAAGAGAACTCTTGTTTTTCTCTTTTAATATGTCACTAGTTAAAAGCCATCTTCTCTGAACTTCATTTTTTTCAGTGGCTTCATTTATATTTTCTAACCAATAAAAAAAACTACGTTCATCTCCTAAACAAGAAAGAAACCAATCAGCTGGATTTTTCCCAAAAACAGTACAGAAATCAAAGTCCCTTTTTTCTTTATTCAATAAAGAATCGTAAATATCATGTAATTTTGCCACTGTTTTCTCTATCGACAACTCTCTTTTTACCCATTTACTAGCATTATCGCCCAATCTTTTTCTTTCTTCTGGATTTTGATATAAAAATCTTATAGCTTGTCCATAAGATTTAACATCTTCTACCACGATTCCCGTATCCATATGTCGTACTAAAAATTTCTCAGCAGCTTGATTCAACACAACAGGAGGGATGCCAACTGCCATCGCTTCCAACAACGCATTTTCCGTCGTACCGTAATGTTTTGGATTCAAAATATAACTGAATACATCCATCTGTCTCAATTCTTGAGATATACCTTGTATATACCCTTTAAATTCTAGTTGTTCAGTAACCCCATGCTCTTGAGCTAACTCTTCAATCCACCGTTTATCTGTACTATCCCCAACCATGACAAACGTGGCTTCACCGATGTTAACAGTTTTTATGTATTCTACAAATTTAGGATGCAATTTACAAGGATTCAAGGTACCCACATAACCTATGCGAAACCCTCGGGTTCTATGAGGAATTATACCGCTCAAACCTTTAAAGCCACCTGAGCTAAAAACGACTTCAGTCTGTTTTTTTAACTCCTCTTCTGACATTTTTCTAAGATAAGGGCTTTCATAGGAATAAGGCGTAGAGAATATAAAGCAATGGGGCTCTTTTATAAAAGCCGGTTCTATGACAGGTGGAAAATGGCCGGAATTGTGACTCCAAATAACTAAACGCATCTTTTGTGTTAAGTGACGAACCATAAACTCTGCCATAACAGGGTGATGCCACCATTCAACCTGAACGATATCAGCAACACTCATATCTTCACATATCTCTCTCAGAGGCGGTTTTATTTTTACTGATACTCCATTATTTTGGGCATAATCAATAAATTGTCTTTGTTCAGGCTCTTCTAGACAGATAATCTTATGTACATACGCATCAGATGTTGAATTGGCGTGAACAGTTGCATTTGCTAGTACTTTTCCAACGCCACCGCCCATATGGGACGCTATATGCAGTATCTCCGGCATGGCCATCCTCCTGAAAAAGATCTATTTAACTCTATTTAAAAAACATTGGGTGCGTAAGTGATAACCACCTTTTCATTTATAGATTTATCGATTATAAATGAGTTGTTCTCTTGCAATAATTCCCAAAATGCTGTTTAGGGGGAAACATACCTATTTTTATCATATGTTAAAATCAATTCTAACCCTTTTTTTAAGTCAACCATTTCTTGATTTTCTAAAATATTTTTAGCAATGGGTTTTACTTTCATAATTTCTCGTTTTCTGTAAGGGCGTTTTCCCCAATGAATATTTAGCTCTTTTCCCGTTACTTCAGTAACAAACTGGGCTACTTCTTTCAAAGTATATACCTTTTCAGGAGCAACCATATAGGTTTCTTCCTCATGAGCTTGTAAATCTTTTACTCTCTCGTGAGCAAGTTTAAATGCTTTAACTACGTCATCAATAAAAACAAGCCCTAACTCTTGATCTCCCGTTGACATCTCAAGGTACTCTTGCGTCTTTGAAATCTTTAATAAAAGCGGTAATACTTTATTTCTAGGATCATTTTTTCCATAAGTATCACATATTTTAAGAGTAAGCATACGCAATTGACTAGTATTAATATAATACTTTGCTAATACCTGGAAACACTCTTTTGTTGCTGCATATAGATTAACGGGATCGTAGTTTACTCCCCCATAATTTTGCCAGTGTGTTCCTGCGTAAATTATATGCTTTGTTCCTGCCTTAGCCGCTGCATCTAAAATATGAGTTCCTAGAAGGATATTTGAGTTTATCAAAGGTGTAATATCCTGAGTTTCATGATCTGAAATAAAAAATGTAGCTAAGTGAAAGACACTTTCAATGCAATTTTTAAAAAATATATTATTAAAAACTTCACCTTTTTCATCTATTGTATGAACAGTAACTTTGTCTAGTAAATCACTAATCAGGTAATTATCTGACGAAGGTCGCATCGTGATATGTACGTCGTAACCATCTAATATTAATGATCTGGTAATATGCGAACCTATATATCCAGTTGCTCCCGTTACCAGTACTTTACTCATTTTATATCACCCAGTTTTCGAACAAGCCCACTGAGAAGTAAGCTAATATAATCTCTAAACGTTCACCCTTTAATAGACTAATTGGTGGAATTAGTTGAAATCGTTATCTATGACTATTTGACTCTCTTTAAATATCCATCTATAGCAGATGTTATAACAAGCTTATTGTGAATACTCTCGTCTATAATGAAGTTTTCGTTTTCTTTAATAAACTCATGGACAGCTGTCCAAGGATTATTATCTACCCCCCAGGGTCTATTATCACAAAACTCGTTAGGTTCAAACTGGATAGATGTATCAAATACAACTAAATAAGAACCCTTACTTACAAAATTGGAGTAAATATCTAGCTCTTTTTTAACATGTTCATGAGTATGACATGAATCTAAAAAAACCATTATGTTTTTTTTGTTTGAAGATATTTTAGTTACGTAGTTTAATGTTTTTTCTTCTACTGAAGAGCCTTCTATCATTTTAATTCTCTTACTCATTGGATGACTCATTATTCTTTTTAAATTATGTTCTCTAATTTCAATATCTATTCCCAATACTTCTCCAGTATTTCCAAGAAGCTCAAGAATCGAAGCAGCATGTATAATGCTACCACCATGAGCGATTCCGGTTTCAATAATTAAATCTGGTTTAACCTCCCATATCAATTCTTGTATAGCCATTATATCGTTAGGCAACTGAATAATTGGCACACCCATCCATTTGTGATTATATACATATTTGTGTTTTGTATTAAATCGCATCCATTTGTTGGATATCTCTTTCATCTCTTTATCTTTAGCCATTTCTTTTATAGCTTCATTTCTCTCTATGTCAAATTTTTTTATTTCATCCATTTTTTCTCCCCCATATTCAGAATATCATCAGGATAGTTACTTACCAGAATTTTGAGGCTCTTTGATATTTTATGTGGGTATTCGAAAAGATATCGCAATGAGCTTACTCACAACATCAAACTAAGACCACTCGCAACCCCAGTAGATCAAAGTAATAAAATTCCTGCTTAAGCGATAACCTCTGGCTTTTCTCTTAACTGATTGAATGACATTAATGGATACATTCAGGCAAGCTATGCTGCTGTTACCTCACTTTTGCAAACTTTTAAGGTTATTCAGCATCATTCATTAGAATTTTAATTTTATCTGCATACTTGTCTATGTCATCTTCTTTATGGTACATAGCTGTCATATTGCCACATTCTTTACATACTGATATACTATTTCTTTCCCCATTTAAATGTTGTAATCTTAACCTTCTTACTTTTTCACCGTTCCACATATCTATGATTTTCTCATTTCTAAAGTTGCCTACCGAAAAACTTAAAGGTAGCCCTAAGGTAACACAGGGATAGATATTGCAATCAGCGTCTGCATATAATGAATAAAATAACAATGGACAAACTCTAGATACTACGGCAGGCTCGTTATACATAGTTCTCGTAGTATTTACAATTCCTTCACAATCTCCTGTTAAGGGTTGACAATCACTCAAATGTTCAATAAAAATTTCATCGCATATACTTCCAAACATTTCATAAAATTTTTTATCTTCTCCTTCTCCCAAGCAGGCATCTATGATTTTTATATATACTTTACATTGTCCTCTATTCTCATAAAAATATTTTATATTAGATTTGAACTCTTCAAAGTTGACGTTACATTTACAAACTTTTTTGTATTTTTCTGAAGATAGTCCCTCAAGAGATATTTTTAGACTATCTAACCCAGCATCAATTAGCTTATGTGTTATCTCTTTATTTAATAATGATGCATTTGAATACATCTCCACTCTATCAGATACATTATTATCTTTTAAATATTTTATCATATTTGGTAACTTTTCATTAAGAAGTGGTTCTCCCATTCCTGAAAAAACAATAAGTTTTAACCTTTGAGGAAATTCTAGTAGTTGATCTGCCAAAGAGATAAGTTCTTCATATTCCATATTCTTAAACTTAAATCCAGTTTCTAAAACTTTGTTTTTATCTAAAGAATGAGTACAGTAAAAACACTTGAAATTGCAAATCTGCGAGGCAGAAATTGTTATTCTATAGGGACCACTCAATGGTAATACTTCCCCTAACTGTATTCTTTCTTTTACATACGCCGGATTAATTACAGCTCTCATACTCACACCTCTTTTTTAGTATTTAATCTATACAATTTATATACCCGACTAGTGCAGCGTCCCATAAATTCGTTGATGTATAAAAACTAAGCCAAAAGAACAGTTGGAATAAAATGGTTTTTGAGGGATTTTGTCAATTTATGTCGTATTTAGTCATCATGAAAATGACGATCGGGCGATGAGACCCAAACAGTAACCAAATGGCGAGATCGATTTATTCAGTCCGATTTTAGCATTAAAGGACTTCACGACTTACCACGCTCTGGGGCCCCTTTAAATTTTCTATTGTTGAATTAATATCTATAGCCTGTGATGCCCCTTGTAATTATGGTTTCGATACTTACTCAGACTGGACCATCACGATACTCACAGAAGCTACCGCAGAAAGGCATCAATTAGCACAGGAAAAGTAGTAGCTCATTGTAGCTCAACTCGCAAAGGCGAAGACCTTGTTGCTTTCATGGAAACAGTGGCTGAAGCTTACAAAGACGTGCCAAAAATTCATGTTGTTTGGGACAATCTCAATATACATTATGATGGTGCTTCAAATAGATGGACTGAATTTAATGCTCGTCATGACAATAAGTTTGTTTTTCATTACACCCCAATTCACGCGTCTTGGATCAACCAAGTAGAAATCTTTTTCTCTATCTTGCACCGCCGTTGCTTACGCTGGAGTGATTGAAGAATTGAAAGAAAGCGTGATGCAGTTTATCCTTAATTGGAACACAACTGAAGGTCATCCATTTAACTGGTCCTTCCGAGGTTACCCAATGCAGGATAAGAAACAGGAGGTGGCTTAAAATGCCAAGCAAATTAATGAAAGAACTGTTGAAGTACGAATGTCCTGAAATAAAAGAACACCTTGATGGTTCTTTTGAATTAGAAATGGTTGATCGTGGTAAGTGGCAACCTACTCCTTATAGGGGAACGACTATTCAATTGTTAGATCTTTTGACACAACAATTCTCGTTTACCTTGGCAAAATTCTAGAAATATCAACTTGTTTGCTAAACAAGGTTTAGTAAATTAATAATTAGTCAATGCAAATGCAAATTTTTGCATTACAATATCTAGTGACTTTAGGTGTTGTAATGTTTTAATAAGCTTTTTTTAACAGAATCAATATTATCATATCTTTGATTTGTATAGGTAGGAGCACAACATCTTCCACAGACTTGATGATGGTATCTCTTTTCTTGCAAATGCATGACCCTAAATAAATTTAGCTTTTTACTATTCCATACGTCAACTAGAGAGTTCTCAACTACATTCCCAAAGATTATTTTTCCTTCTATGTCGTTGCAACAAGGAGATATACTTCCATCAGCGGCAATATTTAACGAGTAAAACGGGCTACTACAGACATCTAC containing:
- the rfbC gene encoding dTDP-4-dehydrorhamnose 3,5-epimerase; this encodes MFQLRETFLQGCVELIPNIFTDHRGESIKTYHSDAFKNIGISHDFKEDLMVTSQRGVLRGLHLQYPPKEQAKLIYCVRGSIFDVAVDVRKTSPTYGQFVSFHVDAEKHNLVYIPSGFAHGYLVLEDDTTVVYKMSSVYSPELESGFLWNSLNIDWPITEPILSYKDSQLPLFKDFRSAF
- a CDS encoding glycosyltransferase family 4 protein, which translates into the protein MAMPEILHIASHMGGGVGKVLANATVHANSTSDAYVHKIICLEEPEQRQFIDYAQNNGVSVKIKPPLREICEDMSVADIVQVEWWHHPVMAEFMVRHLTQKMRLVIWSHNSGHFPPVIEPAFIKEPHCFIFSTPYSYESPYLRKMSEEELKKQTEVVFSSGGFKGLSGIIPHRTRGFRIGYVGTLNPCKLHPKFVEYIKTVNIGEATFVMVGDSTDKRWIEELAQEHGVTEQLEFKGYIQGISQELRQMDVFSYILNPKHYGTTENALLEAMAVGIPPVVLNQAAEKFLVRHMDTGIVVEDVKSYGQAIRFLYQNPEERKRLGDNASKWVKRELSIEKTVAKLHDIYDSLLNKEKRDFDFCTVFGKNPADWFLSCLGDERSFFYWLENINEATEKNEVQRRWLLTSDILKEKNKSSLFHFYRYYPKDSRLSKWVQLLQGHC
- a CDS encoding NAD-dependent epimerase/dehydratase family protein: MSKVLVTGATGYIGSHITRSLILDGYDVHITMRPSSDNYLISDLLDKVTVHTIDEKGEVFNNIFFKNCIESVFHLATFFISDHETQDITPLINSNILLGTHILDAAAKAGTKHIIYAGTHWQNYGGVNYDPVNLYAATKECFQVLAKYYINTSQLRMLTLKICDTYGKNDPRNKVLPLLLKISKTQEYLEMSTGDQELGLVFIDDVVKAFKLAHERVKDLQAHEEETYMVAPEKVYTLKEVAQFVTEVTGKELNIHWGKRPYRKREIMKVKPIAKNILENQEMVDLKKGLELILTYDKNRYVSP
- the rfbF gene encoding glucose-1-phosphate cytidylyltransferase, which codes for MKVVILCGGYGTRISEESHLKPKPMIEIGERPILWHIMKHYSYYGLNEFILCLGYKGYMIKEYFSNYFLHGSDVTFDLTNRNKMEIHSCESVEQWKVTLANTGLDTMTGGRIKRVKKYIGNETFMLTYGDGVSDVNLEELYEFHKSHGKLATVTAVQPSGRYGVLGINEESTVLEFVEKPKTLDVWINGGFFVLEPEVFEYIEGDHTSFEGAPLNKLAELGQIVAFKHAGFWQCMDTQRDKFTLESLWNKRQAPWEVWECDR
- the rfbG gene encoding CDP-glucose 4,6-dehydratase; translated protein: MTDSFYSGKNILVTGHTGFKGSWLTMWLKKMGANVTGYALEPPTNPSLFELCQIEKEMESIIGDIRNKETFAKTIKASKPAIIFHLAAQPIIKTSYQNPLETFETNIMGTANLLDILRTTPSAKALVIVTTDKCYHNNESFWGYKEDDRLGGHDPYSSSKACCELITDSYQNSFFHPNDYDNHGLAIATARAGNVIGGGDFAENRLIPDCVRALEKDEEIKIRNPHAIRPWQHVLEPLSGYLTLAERLYNEGPKYNGAWNFGPSEDNEKSVQYIVDNFVSLWGKGCWVKYDELDLHETSYLKLNSYKARQLLGYQTKWHIDHALKQVVDWTKVYVRDRRCMVDCCIEQIVEYEGCE
- a CDS encoding radical SAM/SPASM domain-containing protein; translated protein: MRAVINPAYVKERIQLGEVLPLSGPYRITISASQICNFKCFYCTHSLDKNKVLETGFKFKNMEYEELISLADQLLEFPQRLKLIVFSGMGEPLLNEKLPNMIKYLKDNNVSDRVEMYSNASLLNKEITHKLIDAGLDSLKISLEGLSSEKYKKVCKCNVNFEEFKSNIKYFYENRGQCKVYIKIIDACLGEGEDKKFYEMFGSICDEIFIEHLSDCQPLTGDCEGIVNTTRTMYNEPAVVSRVCPLLFYSLYADADCNIYPCVTLGLPLSFSVGNFRNEKIIDMWNGEKVRRLRLQHLNGERNSISVCKECGNMTAMYHKEDDIDKYADKIKILMNDAE
- a CDS encoding cephalosporin hydroxylase family protein, whose translation is MDEIKKFDIERNEAIKEMAKDKEMKEISNKWMRFNTKHKYVYNHKWMGVPIIQLPNDIMAIQELIWEVKPDLIIETGIAHGGSIIHAASILELLGNTGEVLGIDIEIREHNLKRIMSHPMSKRIKMIEGSSVEEKTLNYVTKISSNKKNIMVFLDSCHTHEHVKKELDIYSNFVSKGSYLVVFDTSIQFEPNEFCDNRPWGVDNNPWTAVHEFIKENENFIIDESIHNKLVITSAIDGYLKRVK
- a CDS encoding transposase, whose product is MSTGKVVAHCSSTRKGEDLVAFMETVAEAYKDVPKIHVVWDNLNIHYDGASNRWTEFNARHDNKFVFHYTPIHASWINQVEIFFSILHRRCLRWSD
- a CDS encoding flagellinolysin, with the protein product MRINHNHNALNAFRQLGANNTIVQRSLEQLSSGLRINKAGDDAAGLAISEKMRAQIRGLNQASRSAQDAIAMIQTAEGALGETHNILQRMRELSVQAANDTYNVDRQAVQNEINQLTKEIDRIGNATEFNTIKLLNRSSVSQAEIDTMISNLKKWWLKEAEDLVSQAYGITASGVNMEVVIFDNRSHPAAALVRASFAADSGNTTGIPDITGKGSNLKLEINLAHARPVDGSTDGGTGPQYVSRVMAHEMVHAVMMTTMNFGDMSIWFQEGTAEFIHGHDEFLQWSIDSNGGGNAGLTKVVDNIGTGAYSDWNSTPLDYSTAYVATRYLDWQIRENGGQGIKDVMDLLKADDSRNLDQVFAMLNGTGKINFSNTTEWAAELRAEVRTLSDLLNKTGINLNDGDTGSIIGSSITGDPSDAKTAETILPQTVVVADLEQPLSGFNLTWPSSTELQNSELLMQIGANSGQSITIKFNDMRAAALGISDSGRGLDVLNHKKASHAITKYDEAITLVSAERSKLGAYQNRLEHTIKNLENTTENLHAAESRIRNVDMAKEIMNFTKMNILHQASQVMLSQANMRPQSVLQLLT